Proteins encoded within one genomic window of Tautonia rosea:
- a CDS encoding DEAD/DEAH box helicase, giving the protein MNDLLHQGTACLARILSEKLPDLSPDWWEKYVIDRLSFQQQRTARERGFTSLQQLDFAALLRILDQNWFELSGRMSLPREARSWVKELQGVRNKWAHLSAEAVPASETWRDADTLGRLLAALGAGEDALAAVESAKATALSQMAGSVARPSGPAPSQAEEREAPRPQGETTLFKVGDLVALRSNPSVILPVIEVIPGGAECRYRVFENNAKATYYESQLQAPVAEEDERASLSPRALHAHLTSLQLLSPSTANLFSLRSGRVQFVPYQYRPVLKLIRADRPRLLIADEVGVGKTIEAGLILKELRARMDISSVLVICPKPLVAEQKWFSEMKRFDEHFTALDGKLLRHCLRETDLEGEWPEQYSKVILPFSLFDSDLVFGNGSSRNRKKGQGLLGLDPPPKFDLVIVDEAHHIRNTSTFLHNGVRFFCDHAQAVLLMTATPVQLGSEDLFTLLNVLRPDLIMDRPSFEQMAGPNRHINEAAQAVRRAADGWQQEAAASLDEVARTEWGRMFLRESPAFQGIYDRLHGEPLSDVERVGAIRSIEELYTFSSLINRTRRRDIGEFTTRRPETLTVPFTPSQQQLHDGLLDVIERILTRCHGQQNVRFMMTTIRRQAASCLYGLAPLLADILNGKLDQLELMEASDSEGEDDIGIVPDIRADIASLIEQAKNLDPDDPKRDAFVKVLLEKNRLANNKALVFSTFRHTLAYLDARLATTGLRVGLIHGNVHDEDRRRIRKRFALPKEDPEAIDVLLSSEVGCEGLDFQFCDFLVNYDLPWNPMRIEQRIGRIDRYGQKSEAVAIVNLITPGTVDADIYNRCLLRIGVFHHAVGASEEILGEITQEIHDIAESFSLSAGERANRLQQLADNRIRQISEEQELEARQADLFGLNVPGQAWREEVEAAQTFWLTPQAILRCVSAYLATRLASDSEHFLGEKAAKTLRLGQEARNLLLEDYRRLPRSVEPTARAWEKWLKGDQQTLSVTFDQEAASDAPEAVYLSILHPLVRQAARYLELTEPACFAGEVDSSEVAPGTYRFALYRWARQGIRPDETLIGVAEDMAVEERLLVLLQSARASDAATLPDGAACDALDARHHARWSEARASHIAENRELADHRIQSLTVSHRARCKSIEDQLAQASNENIRRMKQGELARAHADFDRRIAELQQAANSGDIHGTPVVFGTLKVME; this is encoded by the coding sequence ATGAACGACTTGCTGCACCAGGGTACGGCCTGCCTTGCCCGCATCCTGTCGGAGAAACTGCCCGATCTCTCGCCGGACTGGTGGGAAAAATACGTCATCGACCGCCTGAGCTTCCAGCAGCAGCGTACGGCCCGTGAACGGGGATTCACCAGCCTGCAGCAGCTCGATTTCGCGGCTTTGCTGCGCATCCTCGACCAGAACTGGTTCGAGCTCTCCGGGCGGATGAGCCTGCCACGGGAGGCGCGGTCATGGGTCAAGGAATTGCAGGGCGTCCGCAACAAATGGGCGCACCTCTCGGCCGAGGCGGTGCCCGCCAGCGAGACCTGGCGCGATGCCGACACGCTCGGCCGCCTGCTTGCCGCCCTCGGTGCCGGGGAGGACGCGCTGGCCGCCGTCGAATCCGCCAAGGCAACGGCCCTGAGCCAGATGGCCGGCAGCGTGGCCCGGCCCTCCGGTCCGGCCCCGTCTCAGGCGGAAGAGCGTGAGGCTCCCCGTCCTCAGGGAGAAACGACCTTGTTCAAAGTCGGCGACCTCGTCGCGCTGCGGTCGAACCCGTCCGTCATCCTTCCCGTGATCGAGGTCATCCCTGGCGGTGCGGAATGCCGCTACCGGGTTTTCGAAAACAACGCGAAGGCGACCTATTACGAAAGCCAGCTCCAGGCTCCGGTCGCGGAGGAGGATGAACGGGCATCGCTCTCGCCCCGCGCGCTCCATGCCCACCTGACCAGTCTGCAGCTGCTGTCACCATCGACGGCGAACCTGTTTTCGCTGCGTTCGGGACGCGTACAGTTCGTCCCCTACCAGTACCGCCCGGTGCTCAAGCTGATCCGGGCCGATCGGCCGCGCCTGCTGATCGCCGACGAGGTCGGCGTCGGCAAGACCATCGAGGCCGGGCTCATCCTGAAGGAGCTTCGGGCGCGGATGGACATTTCCTCGGTGCTCGTCATCTGCCCGAAGCCGCTGGTCGCCGAGCAGAAATGGTTCTCGGAGATGAAGCGTTTCGACGAGCATTTCACGGCGCTCGACGGGAAGCTGCTGCGCCACTGCCTCCGGGAGACGGATCTCGAAGGCGAATGGCCGGAGCAATATTCCAAAGTCATCCTGCCGTTTTCGCTCTTTGACTCCGACCTCGTCTTCGGAAACGGCAGCAGCCGGAACCGGAAGAAGGGGCAGGGCCTGCTCGGCCTCGACCCGCCGCCGAAATTCGATCTCGTCATCGTCGACGAGGCGCACCACATCCGCAACACCAGCACCTTCCTGCACAACGGGGTGCGCTTCTTCTGCGACCACGCCCAGGCCGTGCTCCTGATGACCGCGACGCCCGTGCAGCTCGGCAGCGAGGACCTCTTCACCCTGCTCAACGTGCTCCGGCCCGATCTGATCATGGACCGGCCGAGCTTCGAGCAGATGGCCGGGCCGAACCGCCACATCAACGAGGCGGCTCAGGCGGTGAGACGGGCGGCGGATGGCTGGCAGCAGGAGGCGGCGGCCTCCCTCGACGAGGTGGCCCGGACGGAATGGGGGCGCATGTTCCTCCGGGAATCGCCCGCCTTCCAGGGGATCTATGACCGTCTGCACGGAGAGCCTCTCTCCGACGTGGAGCGGGTCGGCGCTATCCGTTCCATCGAGGAGCTCTACACATTCAGCTCCCTCATCAACCGGACGCGCAGGCGCGACATCGGGGAATTCACGACAAGGAGGCCCGAGACGCTGACCGTTCCGTTCACACCCTCCCAGCAGCAGCTGCACGACGGCCTTCTCGACGTCATCGAGCGCATCCTCACGCGCTGCCATGGCCAGCAGAATGTCCGCTTCATGATGACCACCATCCGCCGCCAGGCGGCAAGCTGTCTCTACGGGCTCGCGCCGCTGCTCGCCGACATCCTGAACGGCAAGCTCGACCAGCTTGAGCTGATGGAAGCGAGCGACAGCGAGGGTGAGGACGACATCGGCATCGTCCCGGATATCCGCGCCGACATTGCCTCCCTCATCGAACAGGCAAAAAACCTCGACCCGGACGACCCGAAGCGCGACGCCTTCGTAAAAGTGCTGCTGGAGAAGAACCGGCTCGCAAACAACAAGGCGCTCGTCTTCAGCACCTTCCGCCACACGCTTGCCTATCTCGATGCCCGGCTGGCCACGACCGGACTCAGGGTCGGCCTCATCCACGGCAATGTGCATGATGAAGACCGGCGGCGTATAAGGAAACGTTTCGCGCTGCCGAAGGAGGATCCCGAGGCGATCGACGTATTGCTTTCCTCGGAGGTGGGCTGCGAAGGCCTGGATTTCCAGTTCTGCGACTTCCTCGTCAATTACGACCTGCCCTGGAACCCGATGCGCATCGAGCAGCGCATCGGCCGTATCGACCGCTACGGCCAGAAGAGCGAGGCGGTGGCGATTGTCAACCTCATCACACCGGGCACGGTCGATGCCGACATCTACAACCGTTGCCTGCTGCGTATCGGCGTGTTCCACCACGCAGTCGGGGCCAGCGAGGAAATCCTCGGGGAAATCACCCAGGAAATCCACGACATCGCCGAGAGTTTCTCACTCAGCGCCGGGGAACGCGCCAACCGGCTCCAGCAGCTTGCCGATAACCGCATCCGCCAGATCAGCGAAGAGCAGGAGCTGGAGGCCCGCCAGGCCGATCTCTTCGGCCTGAACGTGCCCGGCCAGGCCTGGCGTGAGGAGGTCGAAGCAGCCCAGACCTTCTGGCTCACACCGCAAGCCATCCTGCGCTGCGTGTCGGCCTATCTTGCGACGCGGCTTGCAAGCGATTCGGAGCACTTCCTCGGGGAGAAGGCGGCAAAGACGCTTCGCCTGGGCCAGGAGGCGCGCAACCTCCTGCTCGAGGATTACCGCCGACTTCCACGCTCTGTAGAACCGACCGCCCGCGCCTGGGAGAAATGGCTGAAAGGCGATCAGCAGACCTTAAGCGTAACCTTTGACCAGGAAGCCGCTTCCGACGCTCCTGAGGCGGTATACCTCTCAATCCTGCACCCGCTCGTCCGTCAGGCCGCCCGTTACCTCGAACTGACCGAACCGGCCTGCTTCGCGGGAGAAGTGGACAGCAGCGAGGTCGCGCCCGGGACCTATCGTTTCGCCCTCTATCGCTGGGCACGGCAGGGCATCCGTCCTGACGAGACGCTGATTGGCGTGGCGGAGGATATGGCGGTCGAAGAGCGGCTTCTGGTCCTGCTCCAGTCTGCCCGTGCGTCGGATGCCGCGACGCTCCCGGACGGTGCCGCCTGCGATGCGCTCGACGCCCGCCATCACGCCAGGTGGTCGGAGGCGCGTGCCAGTCACATCGCCGAGAACCGCGAACTCGCCGACCACCGCATCCAGAGCCTCACCGTCAGCCACCGGGCCCGTTGCAAATCCATCGAGGATCAGCTGGCGCAGGCCAGCAACGAGAACATCCGGCGGATGAAGCAGGGTGAGCTGGCCCGGGCGCACGCGGATTTCGACCGGCGTATCGCGGAGTTGCAGCAGGCGGCGAATTCGGGCGACATCCACGGAACGCCGGTGGTCTTTGGCACGCTGAAGGTGATGGAGTGA